Genomic DNA from Klebsiella variicola:
CTAATTTCAATATGATTTATAACTAAGCATATTGCGCGTTATTCAGAGCCAGTCCATTGCGTCTGGATCCATAGCAGTCTGTTGAAATATTAATGGCGAAGCAGTCGCGATATATATTCGTGACGGTATTGTTGTTCCTGCTAATTATCTCAATGGTTACTGGCTCTGTTATTCACAGCTTTATTTTATTGTCTGTTCAACCTTTACCTGATGGTTATTAATGATGAAGAAAATAATTGCCGTTGCGGCTTTTCTGCTGTGCTCCACGGCAGCGCAGGCCGGTATTGTCATGGGGGGAACCCGTGTGATTTATCAGGAAGGGAAGCGTGAAGCCGCTATTTCAGTCACCAATGCCGATACTCACACACCCTATCTGGTGCAGTCGTGGGTGGAAAATTACGCGGAAAATGACAAGAGCAAGGTGCCCTTTATTGTGACCCCACCGCTGTTCCGTCTCGATCCGGAGCAGAATAACGTTCTGCGTATTAACTTTATTGGCGCCTCGCTGCCCGGCGATCGTGAGTCGGTGTTTTGGCTGAACGTCAAAAGTATTTCTCCGACGCCGCAGGGCGAGGTGAATAAGCTGCAGGTCAATATTAAGTCGAAATTCAAAATTTTCTATCGCCCCAACGGTCTGGCAGGCGACCCGGCAAAAGCCTGGCAGCAACTGAAGTTTACCCAGTCCGGCGGTCATCTGACGGTGGCAAACCCCACTCCCTATTTTGTCTCTTTTTACTCCGTCGCGGTGGGCGGGCAGAGCATCGATGAGCCAGGCATGGTGGCTCCGTTCGGCCAGAAAACGTGGCCGGTGAGCGGGCACGGCGCCGTCAAATGGCGGGCGATTAACGACTACGGTGGCGTCAGCGATTTCGCCCAGCAGTAATTCCCTTTTGTGATGACATGACCGGACGGCGCCAGCATGAAAAGAACAACAACAGCGAAGGTGCGGGAGTATGCCGCAATGCCAGTGACCGCAGGACGGGCGCTGGCGCTGGCGACAGTGCCGACGATGATGTTTTGTCTCAGCCCGCTGAACCGGGCGCTGGCCGACGACTATTTTGACCCGGCGGCGCTGGAGTTTGCCGACCCGCAGCAGCAAACCTCCGACCTGCACTACTTCGCCAAACCCGGCGGGCAGCAGCCGGGCACTTACTCTGTCACCGTGGTGGTTAACGATCAGGAGCTGGGTCAGGCTGATATTACGTTTGTTGACGATGGCGGGAAGCTGCAGCCGGTGCTGACGCCCGGTCAGCTGGCGGATTATGGGGTCAACGTCAGCGCCTTTCCCGCCTTTCAAACGCTGCATGAAGGAGAAACCTTCACCCGGATCGAGAAGTTTATTCCCGACGCCAGCAGTCGGTTCACCTTTGCTAACCAGCGCCTGACGCTGAGTATTCCCCAGGCGGCGATGAACGTGCAAAGCCGCGGCTATGTCGATCCCTCGCGCTGGGACGATGGCGTGCCGGCCGCGTTTGTCGATTACTATTTTTCCGGCGCGCAAATAAAGAACGCCGATGACGGGGAGAGCAGCCGCTCAAACTACCTCAATTTACGCAGCGGCGTGAACCTGGGCGCCTGGCGGCTGCGCAACGTCTCCTCAATGCAGTACGACCAGCAGCGCCGGCACTGGGATACCCAGAGCACCTGGCTGCAGCGCGACGTCCGCTCGCTGAAGAGCTTGCTGCGGATCGGCGATACCTACACCACCGGCGATGTGTTTGACAGCATCCCCTTTCGCGGCGTCCAGCTGATGTCTGACGATGAGATGCTTCCGGACAGCCAGCGCGGCTTTGCCCCCACCATCCGCGGCGTGGCGCACAGCAATGCCAAAGTGACCGTCTCTCAGCACGGGTATGTGATCTACGAAACCTTCGTGTCGCCGGGGGCATTTGCCATCAGCGATCTTTACCCCACCTCGCAGAGCGGCGATCTGGAGGTGAAGGTGACCGAGAGCAATGGTTCGGTGCGCACTTTTACTCAGCCCTATTCCGCAGTTCCTTTTATGCTGCGCGAAGGGCGCGGCAAATTCAGCCTTAGCGCCGGGCGCTACCATTCGGGGGCGGATACCGTCCGCTCGCCGGAATTCCTGCAGGGAACCCTGTTCTACGGTCTGTCGGCGGGATTTACTCTCTACGGCGGTACGCAACTGGCCCAGGACTATCAGTCCTGGGCGCTGGGCCTGGGGCGCGGTTTCGGCGAGTTCGGATCGCTGGGAGGCGACGTGACCCAGGCCATCACCCGCACGCCGTCGGGCAAGCGCTACGCGGGCCATTCGCTGCGCGCCCAGTATCAGAAAGATTTTGTCAGCTCGGGGACTTCATTCAGCCTCGCCAGCTACCGCTACTCCTCCAGCGGCTATTACGATTTTGCCGAAGCCAGCGCGCTGGAAAGCGCGCAGGGGCAGGTGGACAACCGGCGTCGCCGGGAAGAGCTGTCGGTGACACAAAGCCTTGGCGGCCTCGGCAGTCTGGCGATCTCCGCCTGGTCGCAGGATTACTGGCACCGGCAGAGCCGGGATGAGACGGTACACCTCGGGTTCTACAGCGCCTGGAAGGGGATCTCCTGGGGCGTGGGCTATTACTACACCCGCGCCAGCAATCAGGAAAAAAATGACCGTTCCTGGTCATTTAATATCAACATCCCGCTGGGCGGCCCGCTGTCCGACAGCGCGGTAAGCTATAACACCACCTCGGACAGCAATGGCTATACCTCGCAGCAGGTCTTGCTGTATGGCGCGGTGCCGACGCGGCCAAATCTGTTCTATTCGGTCCAGCAGGGCTATGGCAACCAGGGGCGAGGCAGCAACAGCAGCGTCGCGCTGGATTACCACGGCGGCTTCGGCAACGCCCAGCTCGGCTATCGTCATGACGCCGCCAGCAACCAGCTGACCTGGGGAGGCGCCGGCTCGGTGGTCGCGCATCCGCACGGCGTCACCTTCGGCCAGACGGTGGGCGAGAGCTTCGCCATCGTCCGCGCGCCGGGGGCCGCTGGGGTGGCGGTACAAAACGGCAACAATGTGCACACCGACTGGCGCGGCTATGCCGTGGTGCCATCCCTGACCGCCTATCGAAAAAATGTCATTACCCTCGACACAGAGTCGATGGCCGACGATACCGACGTCGATCAGGAGGGGCAGACCGTGATCCCCGGCGGCGGCGCGGTGGTGATGGCCAACTACCGGACCCACATTGGCAACCGGGTGCTGTTTACCCTGCGCAATGCCCAGGGGCCGTTGCCGTTTGGCGCCAGCGCGCGGCTGGTCACGGCGGAGGAGAGCGGCAATGCGCCGGGCGGCATGGTGGCCGACGGTGGGCAGGTGTACCTCAGCGGCGTGCCGCAGGAGGGGACCCTGGCGGTGAGCTGGGTCGTTAACAACCAGTCGCAGAGCTGCACGCTGCATTTTCAACTTCCGGATAACCCACAGCAGAGTCTGAATACGGTGAAAACCGTCTCCGGACTGTGCCAGACACGCTGAGGCGGCTATGAAATCTGTTTTTCGTCTACTTCCTGTTCTCTTTCTGCTGGCGCTGAGTGGTTACCTCCCCGGCGTGCGGGCTGAAACCTGCCGCGCGAATATCGGCCAGACCACGGTCAATATTCCCAATATCAAATATTTACCCACGCTGCCGGTCAATACCCAGATGACCAGCGCGATGGCGGATAACGGCAGCGGGATCCCCTTTTCCTGCGACCTGCAGCTGCCGACGGCGAGCGCCAAACGCATCGTCTATAAGCAACTGAAAACCGGCGGCTCGCCGGTGGTGATTAACGGACAGCACGTCTACCCCAGCGCCATCGACGGCATCGGTTACTCGCTCAGCTTTCAGTGCGCGGGCGGCCCGATGCGCGCTATCGACGGCAGCCACTCCGCAGGCGGCGAGTCGGTGGTGGTGTGCGACAGCGCAATGCTTCCGGCGCTGATGACGCAGCAGCAAACCACGGTCAGGATCGCGGTGACCTTCTATAAAACCGGGACGGTGCAGCTGGCGGACGGGACGCACACCAACTCGCCGTCGCTGCCGCAGGTGGGGGAGATGACCATTGAGCAGCAGGCCAGCGGGAGCGCCAGCTATGTCGCCAGCGCGCCGGTCAGTATCGATATGGCGGCCCTGAACGTGGACATCGGCAGCAG
This window encodes:
- a CDS encoding fimbria/pilus outer membrane usher protein, with the protein product MPVTAGRALALATVPTMMFCLSPLNRALADDYFDPAALEFADPQQQTSDLHYFAKPGGQQPGTYSVTVVVNDQELGQADITFVDDGGKLQPVLTPGQLADYGVNVSAFPAFQTLHEGETFTRIEKFIPDASSRFTFANQRLTLSIPQAAMNVQSRGYVDPSRWDDGVPAAFVDYYFSGAQIKNADDGESSRSNYLNLRSGVNLGAWRLRNVSSMQYDQQRRHWDTQSTWLQRDVRSLKSLLRIGDTYTTGDVFDSIPFRGVQLMSDDEMLPDSQRGFAPTIRGVAHSNAKVTVSQHGYVIYETFVSPGAFAISDLYPTSQSGDLEVKVTESNGSVRTFTQPYSAVPFMLREGRGKFSLSAGRYHSGADTVRSPEFLQGTLFYGLSAGFTLYGGTQLAQDYQSWALGLGRGFGEFGSLGGDVTQAITRTPSGKRYAGHSLRAQYQKDFVSSGTSFSLASYRYSSSGYYDFAEASALESAQGQVDNRRRREELSVTQSLGGLGSLAISAWSQDYWHRQSRDETVHLGFYSAWKGISWGVGYYYTRASNQEKNDRSWSFNINIPLGGPLSDSAVSYNTTSDSNGYTSQQVLLYGAVPTRPNLFYSVQQGYGNQGRGSNSSVALDYHGGFGNAQLGYRHDAASNQLTWGGAGSVVAHPHGVTFGQTVGESFAIVRAPGAAGVAVQNGNNVHTDWRGYAVVPSLTAYRKNVITLDTESMADDTDVDQEGQTVIPGGGAVVMANYRTHIGNRVLFTLRNAQGPLPFGASARLVTAEESGNAPGGMVADGGQVYLSGVPQEGTLAVSWVVNNQSQSCTLHFQLPDNPQQSLNTVKTVSGLCQTR
- a CDS encoding molecular chaperone — encoded protein: MMKKIIAVAAFLLCSTAAQAGIVMGGTRVIYQEGKREAAISVTNADTHTPYLVQSWVENYAENDKSKVPFIVTPPLFRLDPEQNNVLRINFIGASLPGDRESVFWLNVKSISPTPQGEVNKLQVNIKSKFKIFYRPNGLAGDPAKAWQQLKFTQSGGHLTVANPTPYFVSFYSVAVGGQSIDEPGMVAPFGQKTWPVSGHGAVKWRAINDYGGVSDFAQQ
- a CDS encoding fimbrial protein; translated protein: MKSVFRLLPVLFLLALSGYLPGVRAETCRANIGQTTVNIPNIKYLPTLPVNTQMTSAMADNGSGIPFSCDLQLPTASAKRIVYKQLKTGGSPVVINGQHVYPSAIDGIGYSLSFQCAGGPMRAIDGSHSAGGESVVVCDSAMLPALMTQQQTTVRIAVTFYKTGTVQLADGTHTNSPSLPQVGEMTIEQQASGSASYVASAPVSIDMAALNVDIGSSGSCQVATSTIQVTLGTVNRAEFHGKGSTGGQAKRFSIPVFCPSPTDVRIGFFGVSVESDTLALSKASNSASGVGVKLTYGNNPGAAVSDGTSVKINEASNLPILKRVTGTNAGTAEAINFNAQYVQTDATVGAGTANSMVTFALEYN